The Bombus vancouverensis nearcticus chromosome 9, iyBomVanc1_principal, whole genome shotgun sequence genome includes a window with the following:
- the LOC117158942 gene encoding odorant receptor 4-like yields the protein MDTQRDKDIDLNYVYGWNYNMLKFIGIWPEERKWNRSSSYFILLPCIVMVCFICAPQTINLPIIAGDSDLVIENLSTNITITISLMKTMAVWIKGKPLKSLLRCIANDWDTVTNNADREKMVNIARITKKITIRSILLANIVVVAFLPARLSSMLYNDKELFYRGYYPYNTTISPNFELTLIGQLMAALYTAITYTTVDTFVVLLIFHVCGQLSILRDDLRKIHSYDDKNVEIKLQQIVQKHVYINRFAETIEKSFNMMLLFQMLGCTTQLCSQTYQVLMSLGEEAIEHMILQITFLLIYVIYVMLQLLLYCYMGEKLTVESTEIANTAYNAEWYNLPPKNARWLVIIMCRARSSPLQITAGRFCCFTLVLYSQSNTQSESEADLGALHPATFPYDVSKSQNVEIAWPGQFMGSVLSAICYSCFDTFLAVLVLYLCGQLTVLRMALEDPTNVTKQNNYASFYERLGFIVNQDNQLPRLVEAIYQYAKNVCAN from the exons ATGGATACCCAACGag ATAAAGATATAGATTTAAACTATGTCTACGGTTGGAACTACAATATGCTGAAGTTTATTGGTATTTGGCCGGAAGAGAGGAAATGGAATCGATCTTCCAGTTACTTCATTCTGTTGCCGTGTATCGTGATGGTGTGCTTCATTTGTGCCCCACAAACTATTAATCTTCCGATAATCGCGGGTGACTCTGATCTGGTGATCGAGAATCTATCGACTAACATTACTATCACGATTTCGCTTATGAAGACTATGGCTGTGTGGATCAAAGGCAAAC CATTAAAGTCTTTGCTGAGATGCATAGCCAATGACTGGGATACAGTGACGAACAATGCCGACCGAGAAAAGATGGTGAACATCGCGAGGATCACTAAAAAGATTACGATAAGAAGCATACTGCTGGCCAACATCGTAGTTGTAGCATTTTTGCCCGCCCGATTGTCTAGCATGCTATACAACGACAAAGAACTGTTTTACCGTGGTTATTACCCCTACAATACTACGATCAGTCCAAATTTCGAATTGACACTAATCGGTCAATTGATGGCTGCTCTTTATACAGCCATAACATATACAACGGTAGATACTTTTGTCGTCCTGTTGATTTTTCATGTTTGTGGACAACTTTCGATTCTGAGAGACGATCTAAGGAAGATTCATTCGTATGATGACaaaaatgtagaaataaaaTTACAGCAGATCGTGCAAAAGCATGTATATATTAATAG GTTCGCGGAAACGATAGAGAAATCTTTCAACATGATGCTTCTGTTTCAAATGCTCGGTTGCACCACTCAGCTATGTTCTCAGACTTATCAAGTTCTTATG tcaCTTGGAGAGGAAGCAATAGAACATATGATTTTGCAAATTACGTTCCTGTTGATATACGTAATTTACGTGATGTTGCAATTGCTCTTATATTGTTACATGGGAGAAAAGCTAACTGTCGAG AGTACAGAAATTGCCAACACGGCGTACAATGCCGAATGGTACAATTTACCTCCCAAGAATGCAAGATGGCTTGTAATTATCATGTGCCGTGCCAGGTCTTCACCCTTACAAATTACAGCTGGCAGATTTTGTTGCTTTACTTTAGTGCTATACTCTCAG AGTAATACACAAAGCGAGTCAGAAGCTGATCTAGGTGCACTTCATCCAGCCACGTTCCCTTACGACGTCAGCAAGAGTCAAAATGTTGAGATCGCATGGCCGGGACAATTCATGGGCTCGGTGCTAAGCGCGATATGCTATTCTTGTTTCGACACGTTCCTTGCGGTTCTCGTGTTATACTTGTGCGGTCAATTAACTGTTCTTAGGATGGCTCTCGAGGATCCAACTAACGTGACAAAGCAGAATAATTACGCAAGCTTCTATGAACGACTGGGATTCATTGTGAACCAGGACAATCAGTTGCCTAGGTTGGTAGAAGCGATTTATCAGTACGCTAAAAATGTTTGCGCGAATTAA
- the LOC117158943 gene encoding odorant receptor 10-like → MDIQRDSDIDVKYIYGWNYYMLRFMGIWPEERKWYRAYSYLVLLPCIMMLCFICAPQTINLPMIASDSDLVIENLSTNITITLSLMKTIVIWFKGKSLRPLIKCMVNDWDTVMNETERETMVNIAVITRKTTMRSTLMVNIVVLAFLPARLSNMRYNDSALFFRGYFPYNTSISPNFELTMIGQFVATVYAANTYTAIDTFVVLLIFHVCGQLSNLRDDLQKIHSYDKKDVETKLRKIIQKHEYINRFATTIENSFNMMLLLQMLGCTIQICSQSYQIIMSFEEEAMEYMIFQITFLLLYVVYVMLQLFLYCYMGEKLAAESTEIANTAYYAEWYNLPPKSARWLVIIMCRARSSPLQITAGRFYWFTLALYTQMIAVQLLINSSSTDYRLRMYRYNLGTKF, encoded by the exons ATGGATATCCAACGAG ATAGTGATATAGACGTAAAGTATATATACGGTTGGAACTATTACATGCTGAGATTTATGGGTATCTGGCCGGAAGAGAGGAAATGGTACCGAGCTTACAGTTACCTCGTTCTTTTACCGTGTATCATGATGCTGTGCTTCATATGTGCTCCACAAACAATTAACCTTCCGATGATCGCGAGTGACTCTGATCTGGTGATCGAGAATCTATCGACTAACATTACCATCACGCTTTCGCTTATGAAGACAATAGTTATTTGGTTCAAAGGCAAAT CATTAAGACCTCTGATAAAGTGCATGGTCAACGATTGGGACACAGTGATGAACGAAACCGAACGAGAAACAATGGTGAACATTGCGGTAATCACCAGAAAGACTACAATGAGAAGCACATTGATGGTTAACATCGTAGTTCTCGCTTTTCTACCTGCACGACTATCTAACATGAGATACAACGACAGCGCACTGTTCTTTCGTGGCTATTTTCCCTACAACACTAGCATCAGTCCAAATTTCGAATTGACGATGATCGGTCAATTCGTCGCTACTGTTTATGCTGCGAATACCTACACAGCTATAGATACTTTTGTCGTCCTGTTGATTTTTCATGTCTGTGGACAGCTTTCGAATTTGAGAGACGATTTACAGAAGATTCATTCGTACGATAAGAAAGATGTAGAAACGAAGTTGCGGAAAATTATTCAGAAGCATGAATATATTAACAG GTTCGCGACAACGATAGAGAATTCTTTCAACATGATGCTTCTGCTTCAAATGCTGGGTTGCACTATTCAAATATGCTCTCAGTCTTATCAAATCATTATG tcaTTTGAAGAGGAAGCAATGGAATACATGATTTTCCAAATTACGTTTCTGTTGTTATACGTAGTTTACGTGATGTTGCAATTGTTCCTATATTGTTACATGGGAGAAAAACTAGCAGCCGAG AGTACGGAAATAGCTAACACGGCGTACTACGCCGAATGGTACAATTTACCTCCCAAGAGTGCAAGATGGCTTGTAATTATTATGTGCCGTGCCAGATCTTCACCGTTACAAATTACAGCAGGCAGGTTTTATTGGTTTACTCTAGCGCTATATACTCAG ATGATTGCTGTTCAATTGCTGATCAATTCTAGCAGCACTGACTACAGGCTCAGAATGTATCGATACAATTTAGGTACCAAATTCTGA
- the LOC117158944 gene encoding odorant receptor 13a-like, with amino-acid sequence MDIQRDRDVDLNNVYAWNYNLLKFMGIWPEERKWNRSSSYLVLLPCIIMLCFACAPQTINLPMIAGDSDLVIENLSTNITVMVSLMKTLTVWINGIPLKSLLRYMANDWDAVTNNIERETMVNTARITRKITIGSTLMVNIVILAFVPARLSSMKNNDITLFLRGYYPYNTSISPNFELTMIGQYVAAIYAANTYTTVDTLVVLLIFHVCGQLSILRQDLGKIDSYDKKNIEMKMQKIVEKHEYINRFAGRIENSFNMMLLFQMLSCTIQICSQFYQVMMSLGENTMEDMIFQISFLLVYVFYVMLQLFLYCYMGEKLAAESTEIANIAYSTKWYNLPPKNARWLVIIMCRATSSPLQITAGRFCSFTFALYCQVIKTSMGYVSVLYAMKNK; translated from the exons ATGGATATCCAACGAG ATAGAGATGTAGATTTAAACAATGTGTACGCTTGGAATTACAACCTGCTGAAGTTTATGGGTATCTGGCCGGAAGAGAGGAAATGGAACCGATCTTCCAGTTACCTCGTTCTATTACCGTGTATCATAATGCTGTGCTTCGCATGTGCTCCACAAACAATTAACCTTCCTATGATCGCCGGTGACTCTGATTTGGTGATCGAGAATCTGTCGACTAATATTACCGTCATGGTTTCCCTCATGAAGACTCTGACTGTTTGGATCAACGGCATAC CGTTAAAGTCTCTACTGAGATACATGGCCAATGACTGGGACGCAGTGACGAATAATATCGAACGAGAAACAATGGTGAACACCGCGAGGATCACTAGAAAGATTACAATAGGAAGCACATTGATGGTTAACATCGTAATTCTCGCTTTTGTGCCTGCACGATTGTCTAGCATGAAAAATAACGACATTACACTATTCCTTCGTGGCTATTACCCATACAACACTAGCATCAGTCCAAATTTCGAATTGACGATGATCGGTCAATACGTGGCTGCCATTTATGCAGCGAATACGTACACAACTGTAGATACTCTCGTTGTCCTACTGATTTTCCACGTCTGCGGACAGCTTTCGATTTTGAGGCAAGATTTAGGGAAGATTGATTCGTAcgataagaaaaatatagaaatgaaGATGCAGAAGATTGTCGAAAAGCATGAATATATAAATAG GTTCGCCGGAAGGATAGAGAATTCCTTTAACATGATGCTTCTGTTTCAAATGCTGAGTTGCACCATTCAGATATGTTCTCAGTTTTACCAAGTTATGATG TCGTTAGGAGAGAATACAATGGAAGAcatgatttttcaaatttcgttCTTGTTGGTATACGTATTTTACGTGATGTTGCAATTGTTCCTATATTGTTACATGGGAGAAAAACTAGCAGCCGAG AGTACAGAAATAGCTAACATAGCCTACAGTACAAAATGGTACAATTTACCTCCCAAGAATGCAAGATGGCTTGTAATTATTATGTGCCGTGCCACGTCTTCGCCCTTACAAATTACAGCAGGCAGATTTTGTTCCTTTACTTTTGCGCTTTACTGTCAG GTCATAAAAACCTCGATGGGGTATGTTTCTGTCCTATAcgcaatgaaaaataaataa
- the LOC117158941 gene encoding odorant receptor 13a-like, translated as MDTQRDRDIDLNNVYAWNYNLLKFMGIWPEERKWNRSSSYLVLLPFLTMMCFACGPQTINLSIIAADSDLVIENLSNNITFMVSIMKTLTVWINGIPLKSLLGYMANDWDAVTTNIERETMVNTARITRKITIGSTLMVNIVILAFVPARLSSMKNNDIALFLRGYYPYNTSISPNFELTMIGQYVAAIYAANTYTTVDTLVVLLIFHVCGQLSILRQDLGKIDSYDKKNIEMKMQKIVEKHEYINRFAGRIENSFNMMLLFQMLSCTIQICSQFYQVIMSLGENTMEHMILQISFLLTYVAYVMLQLFLYCYMGEKLAAESTEIANTAYNTKWYDLPPKNARGLVIIMCRARSSPLQITAGRFCSFTFALYCQVLKTSMGYVSVLHAMKNQ; from the exons ATGGATACCCAACGag ATAGAGATATAGATTTAAACAATGTGTACGCTTGGAATTACAACCTGCTGAAGTTTATGGGTATCTGGCCGGAAGAGAGGAAATGGAACCGATCTTCCAGTTACCTCGTTCTTTTACCATTTCTCACGATGATGTGCTTCGCATGTGGTCCACAAACTATTAATCTTTCGATAATCGCGGCTGACTCTGATCTGGTGATTGAGAATCTATCGAATAACATTACCTTTATGGTTTCGATTATGAAGACTTTGACTGTTTGGATCAACGGCATAC CGTTAAAGTCTCTGCTAGGATATATGGCCAATGACTGGGACGCTGTGACGACTAATATCGAACGAGAAACAATGGTGAATACTGCGAGGATCACTAGAAAGATTACAATAGGAAGCACATTGATGGTCAACATCGTAATTCTCGCTTTTGTGCCTGCACGATTGTCTAGCATGAAAAACAACGACATTGCATTATTCCTTCGTGGCTATTACCCGTACAACACTAGCATCAGTCCAAATTTCGAATTGACGATGATCGGTCAATACGTGGCTGCCATTTATGCTGCAAATACGTACACAACTGTAGATACTCTCGTTGTCCTGCTGATTTTCCACGTCTGCGGACAGCTTTCGATTTTGAGGCAAGATTTAGGGAAGATTGATTCGTAcgataagaaaaatatagaaatgaaGATGCAGAAGATTGTCGAAAAGCATGAATATATAAATAG GTTCGCCGGAAGGATAGAGAATTCCTTTAACATGATGCTTCTGTTTCAAATGCTGAGTTGCACCATTCAGATATGTTCTCAGTTTTACCAAGTTATTATG TCGTTAGGAGAGAATACAATGGAACACATGATTTTGCAAATTTCGTTCCTATTGACATACGTAGCTTACGTGATGTTGCAACTGTTCCTATATTGTTACATGGGAGAAAAACTAGCAGCCGAG AGTACAGAAATAGCTAACACAGCCTATAATACCAAGTGGTACGATTTACCTCCCAAGAATGCAAGAGGGCTTGTAATTATTATGTGTCGAGCCAGATCTTCACCCTTACAAATTACAGCAGGCAGATTTTGTTCCTTTACTTTTGCGCTTTACTGTCAG GTCTTAAAAACGTCGATGGGATATGTTTCTGTTCTACACGCAATgaaaaatcaataa